A genomic region of Colletotrichum destructivum chromosome 1, complete sequence contains the following coding sequences:
- a CDS encoding Putative glycoside hydrolase family 1, glycoside hydrolase superfamily — protein sequence MTAASPHLDFDESIKGALPADFIWGFATAAAQVEGAWDKDGRGESIWDRFAHTPDKVKDGSTGDDAVRSYDLYKTDVALMKRYGVTGYRFSLSWSRIIPLGGADDPVNEAGLAYYDRLIDELLANGITPYVTLFHWDTPQALEDRYGGMLDKDRYTPDFVRYARVCFERFGDRVKDWITYNEPGVYTLAGYAAGVHAPARSSFRELNAEGDSSTEPFIVAHTELVSHAHAAALYKREFQPSQKGRVMITLHGNWSEPWDEADPRDVEAAERAREFEIAWFADPLYKTGDYPASMRAQLGDRLPRFTPEESRLVLGSSEAYGMNSYSAFYVRHRDGPPDINDHKGNIEQSDENRQGVPRGPASDTYWLRTTPWGWAKLLRWIWNRYGVPIYITENGTTAQGEHGWRPRGPDDVLEDPFRVDFFKSYLTEVAKASQEGVVIKSYFGWTFTDNWEWAAGYSDRFGATWIDFESPEKTRYPKRSALFLGDFFKHLIRE from the coding sequence ATGACAGCAGCATCCCCCCACCTCGACTTCGACGAGTCCATCAAGGGCGCCTTGCCTGCCGACTTCATCTGGGGCttcgccacggccgccgcccaggtcgagggcgcctgggacaaggacggccgcggcgagtCCATCTGGGACCGGTTCGCGCACACGCcggacaaggtcaaggacgGTAGCACGGGGGACGACGCCGTGCGGTCCTACGACCTCTACAAGACGGACGTCGCCCTCATGAAGCGCTACGGCGTCACGGGCTACCGCTTCTCGCTGTCGTGGTCGCGCATCATCccgctcggcggcgccgacgacccggtcaacgaggccggcctcgcttACTACGACCgcctcatcgacgagcttctcgccaacggcatcaCGCCCTACGTCACCCTCTTCCACTGGGACACGCcccaggccctcgaggatCGCTACGGCGGCATGCTCGACAAGGACCGCTACACGCCCGACTTTGTCCGCTACGCCCGCGTCTGCTTCGAGCGCTTCGGCGATCGCGTCAAGGACTGGATCACGTACAACGAGCCGGGCGTCTACACCCTCGCCGGCTACGCCGCGGGCGTCCACGCGCCAGCCCGCTCGAGCTTCCGCGAGCTcaacgccgagggcgactcGTCGACGGAGCCCTTTATTGTCGCCCACACGGAGCTCGTCTCgcacgcccacgccgccgccctgtACAAGCGCGAGTTCCAGCCGTCGCAGAAGGGCCGCGTCATGATCACGCTGCACGGCAACTGGTCCGAGCCGtgggacgaggccgacccacgcgacgtcgaggccgccgagcgcgcgcgcgagtTCGAGATCGCCTGGTTCGCCGACCCGCTGTACAAGACGGGCGACTACCCGGCCTCGATGCgcgcccagctcggcgacCGGCTGCCGCGCTTCACGCCCGAGGAGAGCCGGCTCGTGCTGGGGAGCTCCGAGGCCTACGGCATGAACTCGTACTCGGCCTTTTACGTGCGCCACCGCGACGGGCCGCCGGACATCAACGACCACAAGGGCAACATCGAGCAGTCGGACGAGAACAGGCAGGGCGTGCCGCGCGGCCCCGCGAGCGACACGTACTGGCTGCGCACGACGCCCTGGGGGTGGGCGAAGCTGCTGCGCTGGATCTGGAACCGGTACGGCGTGCCCATCTACATCACGGAGAACGGCACGACGGCGCAGGGCGAGCACGGGTGGAGGCCCCGGGGCCccgacgacgtgctcgagGACCCCTTCCGTGTCGACTTCTTCAAGAGCTACCTCACCGAGGTGGCCAAGGCCTCGCAGGAGGGCGTCGTCATCAAGTCGTACTTTGGCTGGACCTTCACCGACAACTGGGAGTGGGCGGCCGGCTACTCGGACCGCTTCGGCGCCACGTGGATCGACTTTGAGAGTCCGGAGAAGACGCGGTACCCCAAGCGGTCGGCGCTCTTTCTGGGGGATTTTTTCAAGCACTTGATCCGCGAGTAG
- a CDS encoding Putative cytochrome P450, with amino-acid sequence MALFNFGLGLDAGAALLLLAVAFVIYYLVSSAIAWRPLRDFPGPLVGKFSYFWLISNARSGRPAEHFTKLNRRHGPLVRIGPNDLVTDDPDVIRRMNAARSTYSRSSWYKSTKLNPHEDSMFSLRDVDAHDRLKAKCAGGYAGRENTELEAGVDSQVANAVSLIRRKYITTGDAVRPMDLGKVVQFFTLDAITRVAYGKEFGFLATDSDVYDYIGTTEAVVPYLQLCGEVPYIQSIVFSKYVLGAFGPKHTDKNGLGKLMGVAKKVVAKRFGPDAKEERDMLGAFVRHGVSQGECETEVLFQIIAGSDTTATAIRTTMLYTMTSPHTYHTLKKEINTAIDEGRISSPITHEEGKKLPYLQAVIYEGLRMNAPFTGLCAKEVPPEGDTIDGRFIPGGTRIAQNVWGTLRRADVFGRDADLFRPERWIEADAAARDRMLKTTELAFGHGRWGCAGKNVAFLELNKIYVELLRNFDFQIMDPAKPWHSVNFNLFMQDNFWVKVTEARK; translated from the exons aTGGCTCTTTTCAACTTTGGCTtgggcctcgacgccggcgcagcactgcttcttctcgccgttGCCTTTGTCATCTACTACCTCGTCTCTTCAGCCATCGCATGGCGCCCCCTCCGAGATTTCCCCGGTCCCCTCGTCGGCAAGTTCTCCTACTTCTGGCTCATATCCAACGCGCGTTCCGGCCGCCCGGCCGAGCACTTCACCAAGCTGAACCGGCGGCACGGCCCCCTCGTGCGCATCGGACCCAACGACCTCGTCACGGACGACCCGGACGTCATCCGCCGCATGAACGCGGCGCGCTCGACGTACAGCCGGTCGTCGTGGTATAAATCGACCAAGCTGAACCCGCACGAGGACAGCATGTTCAGCCTACGCGATGTCGACGCGCACGACCGCCTCAAGGCGAAGTGCGCGGGTGGCTACGCCGGCCGGGAAAACacggagctcgaggccggcgtcgactcgcaggtcgccaacgccgtcagCCTCATCCGGCGGAAGTACATCACTACCGGGGACGCCGTGCGGCCGATGGACTTGGGGAAGGTGGTGCAGTTCTTCACGCTGGACGCCATCACGAGGGTCGCGTACGGCAAGGAATTCGGGTTCCTGGCGACCGACTCGGACGTGTACGACTACATCGGCACGACGGAGGCGGTGGTCCCGTACCTGCAGCTCTGCGGCGAGGTGCCGTACATCCAGAGCATCGTCTTCTCAAAGTACGTGCTCGGCGCGTTTGGGCCGAAACACACGGACAAGAACGGGCTCGGCAAGTTGATGGG AGTCGCCAAAAAGGTTGTCGCCAAGCGGTTCGGACCGGATGCTAAGGAAGAGCGTGATATGCTG GGCGCCTTCGTCCGCCACGGAGTCAGCCAGGGGGAGTGCGAGACGGAAGTTCTGTTCCAGATCATCGCCGGCTCGGAcacgacggccacggcgaTCCGTACGACGATGCTGTACACGATGACGTCTCCGCACACGTATCACACACTGAAGAAGGAGATCAACACCGCCATCGATGAGGGCCGCATCTCGTCGCCCATCACCCAtgaggagggcaagaagctgCCCTACCTTCAG GCCGTCATCTACGAAGGCCTCCGCATGAACGCGCCATTCACCGGCCTCTGCGCCAAAGAGGTTCCCCCTGAAGGCGACACCATCGACGGGCGGTTCATCCCGGGCGGCACACGCATCGCGCAGAACGTCTGGGGCACCCTGCGGCGGGCAGACGTCTTCGGCCGTGACGCGGATCTCTTCCGGCCCGAGCGGTGGATCGAggcggacgcggcggcgcgggacCGGATGCTGAAGACAACGGAGCTTGCGTTCGGGCACGGGCGGTGGGGCTGCGCCGGGAAGAACGTGGCGTTCCTGGAGCTGAACAAGATCTACGTCGAG CTGCTTCGTAACTTTGACTTCCAGATCATGGACCCGGCGAAGCCGTGGCACAGCGTCAACTTTAACCTGTTTATGCAGGACAACTTCTGGGTCAAGGTGACCGAGGCCAGGAAGTGA
- a CDS encoding Putative heterokaryon incompatibility, with the protein MADQHQNQNQTTAFHLQYWALSPDDKEIRLIEVNPLDVQDFSRDSDHQPVVRCRLKRVSLNNGPCFYTALSYCWGDPHTTKPIVIDGQEVQVTTNLESALRHLAVERWSDADLSRSLWVDAICIDQQNEAERAQQVALMKDIFRHAHQTFLWLGPATADSGLAMDSLRRMSRSTASIGQHFNTWSRFPFANVSSGSDPLLVSIRGILDATLAELCVDDFARLKALSALFDRPWFRRVWVIQERVLSLHSVVCCGREWIEWEWFRQGFWLLCGVRDNLNIVGSGTGRPDSAALAAFLTTALNRVIPVSFTRPNSSLLVLFSLLSGMAAKAQLQASDRRDYVFAILSLIDLSRSPLIVADYTKDWAAVRIEVAKACLIYYGPGFLSFAGLGQGVLTENLPSLGGQIMPSWAPDWSSANLPQLLSIPSMFVVRGQNRQRAYSTLPGLAQNLPLAFSADGRLSLDAFHLDDVARLGNLFPEADDFADDTARVTALYLWLQDLEATLLPRANQVYRGAEAVKGALWRTPVADRAFAYNWETERASDETFSAYRALRAGDVGEGVKYANIASIKLLRRRPFLCSVGFLGLGPVGMSVGDSVWAVPGADVPMVFRPGGDGRFSVVGEAYVHGIMDGELLQLLPMMELQKVDLI; encoded by the coding sequence ATGGCTGATCAGCACCAGAACCAAAACCAAACCACCGCATTCCACTTGCAGTACTGGGCGCTGAGCCCCGACGACAAAGAGATCCGTCTCATCGAGGTCAATCCTCTCGACGTGCAAGACTTCAGTCGAGACTCGGATCATCAACCTGTGGTGCGCTGCCGCCTGAAGCGTGTCAGCCTCAACAACGGGCCCTGTTTCTACACGGCACTCTCGTACTGCTGGGGAGACCCTCACACAACGAagcccatcgtcatcgacggccaGGAGGTCCAGGTCACCACGAACCTCGAGTCGGCCTTGAGGcatctcgccgtcgagcgaTGGAGCGACGCTGACCTGAGCCGGTCCCTCTGGGTCGACGCCATCTGCATCGACCAGCAGAACGAGGCCGAGCGGGCGCAGCAGGTCGCCCTGATGAAGGACATCTTCCGCCACGCGCACCAGACGTTCCTGTGGCTCGGCCCGGCGACCGCGGACAGCGGCCTCGCCATGGACTCGCTGCGCAGGATGAGCcggtcgacggcctccaTCGGCCAGCACTTCAACACGTGGTCCCGCTTCCCGTTCGCCAACGTCTCGTCCGGATCCGACCCGCTGCTGGTCTCCATCCGGggcatcctcgacgccaccctGGCCGAGCTGTGCGTCGACGACTTCGCCAGGCTCAAGGCCCTCAGCGCCCTCTTTGACCGGCCGTGGTTCCGCCGCGTCTGGGTCATCCAGGAGCGGGTGTTGTCCCTCCACTCGGTCGTCTGCTGCGGCCGGGAATGGATCGAGTGGGAATGGTTCCGCCAGGGGTTCTGGCTGCTCTGCGGCGTGAGGGACAACCTCAAcatcgtcggcagcggcaccgGCAGGCCCGACAgcgcggcgctggcggcgttCCTCACGACGGCCTTGAACAGGGTCATCCCCGTGTCCTTTACCCGGCCCAACTCGTCCCTGCTCGTGCTCTTCTCGCTGCTGTCCGGCATGGCGGCCAAGGCCCAGCTGCAGGCCTCGGACCGCCGCGACTACGTGTTTGCCATCCTGAGCCTGATCGACCTGAGCCGGAGCCCGCTGATCGTGGCGGATTACACCAAAGACTGGGCGGCGGTCCGGATCGAAGTTGCCAAGGCGTGCCTGATCTACTACGGTCCAGGTTTCCTGTCCTTTGCTGGTCTAGGTCAGGGTGTACTAACAGAAAATTTGCCTTCTCTCGGGGGGCAGATCATGCCGTCTTGGGCGCCGGACTGGTCATCGGCGAATCTTCCTCAGCTCCTAAGCATCCCCTCCATGTTCGTTGTCCGTGGCCAAAACAGACAACGAGCCTACTCAACGCTGCCTGGACTCGCCCAGAATCTCCCACTGGCGTTTTCCGCCGACGGCCGACTGTCGCTGGACGCGTTCCACCTGGACGACGTTGCGAGACTCGGGAACCTGTTCCCCGAGGCGGACGACTTCGCAGACGACACGGCGCGCGTCACCGCTCTCTATCTCTGGCTCcaggacctcgaggccacGCTGCTGCCGCGCGCCAACCAGGTCTATCGGGGGGCCGAGGCGGTGAAGGGCGCCCTTTGGAGGACCCCCGTCGCGGACCGCGCGTTCGCGTATAACTGGGAGACGGAGAGGGCGTCTGACGAGACGTTTTCGGCGTACCGGGCGCTGAGGGCGGGTGACGTCGGGGAGGGCGTCAAGTATGCCAACATTGCCAGCATCAAGCTCCTTCGCAGACGTCCATTCTTGTGTTCCGTTGGGTTTCTTGGGCTAGGGCCCGTCGGGATGTCGGTTGGTGACTCTGTATGGGCTGTTCCCGGTGCCGACGTTCCTATGGTGTTTCGTCCTGGTGGCGATGGTAGGTTCTCGGTCGTGGGTGAAGCATATGTCCACGGCATCATGGATGGTGAGCTGCTGCAACTGTTGCCGATGATGGAACTCCAAAAAGTCGACCTGATATAA
- a CDS encoding Putative C2 domain, synaptotagmin-like mitochondrial-lipid-binding domain, C2 domain superfamily has translation MAGLVERLKASGGTESAGFLNDIIEQLWPNINVAGCKMVKDIVEPMFATMLPGPLSSLKFVKLDLGHVPMRVSEVDVHKVDNGGIKLDMDVTWEGKSDIELDGKMVPKLGIEHVHLKGRLSILLAPLIDAIPLIGAAQVAFINPPELKLDFTNAANIADWALVDKAVRKVIISIISSMAVLPNRYLVKLDSNNDYFKTYLPHLGALRLTVERAVGISGPKKSGAKRLLAKIVKDVPDCYCKVVVGAEDEWRTSTKKNDTDPEWNETHDFLVADHDQRISIDVQDDDLGGDDDIGVASTTVREILLGGGSQQLDLTHKGEPTDAKVVVHARFFNFVEDAGAITATRSENQDQIVGLATVLVASALGLQGQRDELNPSIKVSWGAKEFRTAAKSYSPGTDIFNPSFDQAFRIPVTADLLANPAGFRIALLNKADETGAVEIPFEDVLAAPGLVKEESFDVGSGATVRASISLRGLQPAH, from the exons ATGGCCGGACTCGTCGAAAGGCTGAAAGCCTCTGGAGGCACCGAATCTGCGG GATTCCTCAACGATATTATCGAGCAGCTGTGGCCCAACATCAACGTCGCCGGGTGCAAGATGGTCAAGGACATCGTGGAGCCCATGTTCGCCACGATGCTCCCGGGCCCGCTGTCGTCCCTCAAGTTCGTCAagctcgatctcggccaCGTCCCCATGCGCGTCTCCGAGGTGGATGTCCACAAggtcgacaacggcggcatcaAGCTCGACATGGACGTGACGTGGGAGGGCAAGAGCGACATTGAGCTCGATGGGAAGATGGTCCCCAAGCTG GGAATAGAACATGTTCATCTGAAGGGCAGGCTCTCGATCCTTCTCGCCCCCTTGATCGACGCCATTCCCCTG ATTGGCGCGGCACAGGTTGCCTTCATCAATCCCCCCGAGCTGAAGCTCGACTTCACCAACGCGGCCAACATCGCCGACTGGGCCCTCGTGGACAAGGCGGTGCGCAAGgtcatcatcagcatcatctcgtccATGGCCGTCCTGCCCAACCGCTACCTCGTCAAGCTCGACAGCAACAACGACTACTTCAAGACCTACCTGCCGCACCTGGGCGCCCTGCGGCTCACCGTCGAGAGGGCCGTCGGCATCAGCGGGCCCAAGAAGAGCGGCGCCAAGCGGCTGCTGGCCAAGATCGTCAAGGACGTGCCCGACTGCTACTGCAAggtggtcgtcggcgccgaggacgagtgGCGCACGTCGACCAAGAAGAACGACACGGACCCGGAGTGGAACGAGACGCACGACTTCCTCGTCGCGGACCACGACCAGCGCATCTCCATCGACGtccaggacgacgacctcggcggcgacgacgacatcggcgTCGCGTCCACCACCGTCCGCGagatcctcctcggcggtggtTCGCAGCAGCTCGACCTCACGCACAAGGGCGAGCCCACCGACgccaaggtcgtcgtccacgcgcgcttcttcaacttcgtcgaggacgccggcgccatcacGGCGACGCGCAGCGAGAACCAGGACCAgatcgtcggcctcgccacgGTGCTCGTCGCcagcgccctcggcctccagGGCCAGCGCGACGAGCTGAACCCCAGCATCAAGGTCAGCTGGGGCGCCAAGGAGTTCCGCACGGCGGCCAAGTCGTACAGCCCGGGCACCGACATCTTCAACCCGTCCTTCGACCAGGCCTTCCGCATCCCCGTGACGGCCGACCTGCTGGCCAACCCGGCCGGCTTCCGGATCGCGCTGCTgaacaaggccgacgagacgGGTGCCGTCGAGATACCCTTCGAGGACGtcctggcggcgccgggcctcgtcaaggaggagagCTTCGATGTGGGTTCTGGGGCGACGGTTAGGGCGAGCATCTCCCTCCGCGGGCTGCAGCCGGCTCACTGA
- a CDS encoding Putative calcium/proton exchanger, sodium/calcium exchanger membrane region — translation MEREHANYAELASGDDDQITVTKENEQEDDDEDAQDTPFHTIGAGSGHFLHIYTQILASCQCFFSLRMLGTRTGYPSSSGAAGLDHTTLVADAASDSASVSASILDPRPSLLLLLLLQHDTLLSWARRATSQATMFSSWLNGLLFFVPIGLWAFLTDKPPLVVFAANGVAIVPLSSLLTGATEMIAEDAGDTVGALLNITLGNLVELILFVALKHKQVHVVQASILGSMLVNLLPILGTALCVNGLRQEDPVLNVVETQLLSCLLLVSVFVLLVPAAFNSTFDGAEGASSAMLRMSRASAIVVLLIYVLYFVHELSAHTAPSSYDPPMSDIERCPPAFQRTILLDPPALSSRTIRFVDEESRRQNRATAGDGLAQIELGNIDASTSNLASDDDDETSEALRRGRKAQKLSSCSSRSSSCDDVVCSRNHSLSRSRSVTASTRGRRSRDHSTVSTDRHSLLRPPGLAGLRILRSGGTSLGNPDIERATPRRSNGEKALSILVLMISSALMSMCAEFLVGTIDEVTHQGHLSESFIGLIILPVVGNVAEFVTVVTVAHRDKIDLAVAVAVGSSVQIALCVAPLTIIAAWIMRRGLSLSFSLFEATALVGAAVLVIFFFLSDGSSVLRMSRFKGALMCACYVIVG, via the exons ATGGAAAGGGAGCATGCAAACTACGCGGAGCTTGCAAGTGGAGACGATGATCAGATCACAGTGACGAAGGAGAACGAacaagaggacgacgatgaggacgcCCAAGACACACCCTTTCACACCATCGGGGCTGGTTCAGGTCACTTCTTGCACATTTACACGCAAA TCCTTGCGTCGTGTCAatgcttcttctcccttcGGATGCTCGGGACCAGAACAGGATACCCGAGCTCCTccggcgctgccggcctcgaccatACTACCCTCGTCGCAGACGCCGCTTCTGATTCTGCTTCTGTTTCTGCCTCGATCCTTGACCCTCGACCttcactgctgctgctgctgctgctgcaacaCGATACACTATTATCATGGGCCCGGAGAGCCACCTCCCAGGCGACCATGTTCTCCTCCTGGCTGAAtggcctcctcttcttcgtccccaTCGGCCTATGGGCCTTCCTGACCGACAAGCcgcccctcgtcgtctttgCGGCCAACGGCGTGGCCATCGTGCCGCTGTCGTCGCTGCTCACGGGCGCCACCGAGATGAttgccgaggacgccggcgacacGGTCGGGGCGCTGCTGAACATAACGCTGGGTAACCTCGTGGAGCTTATTCTGTT CGTTGCGCTCAAGCACAAGCAGGTCCACGTCGTCCAGGCCTCGATCCTCGGCTCGATGCTCGTCAACTTGCTCCCGATCCTCGGCACCGCTCTTTGCGTCAACGGCCTGAGACAGGAAGATCCTGTGCTGAACGTCGTAGAGACGCAGCTCCTCAGCTGCCTCCTGCTGGTATCCGTCTTCGTGCTTCTGGTACCG GCCGCCTTCAATTCCACATTTGACGGGGCCGAAGGGGCGAGTTCCGCGATGCTGCGAATGAGCAGAGCATCAGCCATAGTGGTTCTCCTCATCTATGTTCTCTATTTCGTCCATGAGCTGAGTGCACACACCGCGCCGAGCTCGTATGATCCCCCAATGTCCGACATCGAGCGATGTCCTCCGGCATTCCAGCGGACCATCTTGCTGGATCCTCCCGCTCTTTCATCCCGCACCATCCGCTTCGTGGACGAAGAGAGTCGGCGACAGAACCGAGCTACGGCAGGCGACGGCTTGGCCCAGATCGAGCTCGGGAACATCGACGCCTCGACCTCCAACCTCGCCtctgacgacgacgacgagacttCCGAGGCCTTGCGACGAGGTCGTAAGGCCCAGAAGCTGAGTAGCTGTAGCAGCAGATCGAGCTCGTGTGACGACGTGGTGTGCTCCCGCAACCACTCCCTTTCTCGGTCTCGATCAGTCACCGCTTCCAcacgaggccgccgcagccgggACCACTCAACGGTGAGCACCGACCGCCATAGCCTGCTGAGGCCGCCGGGTCTGGCGGGTCTGCGGATCTTGCGGAGCGGCGGAACAAGCCTCGGCAACCCCGACATCGAACGCGCAACCCCCCGTCGATCGAATGGCGAAAAGGCCCTCTCCATCCTGGTGCTCATGATCAGTTCGGCCCTGATGTCCATGTGCGCCGAGTTTCTCGTCGGCACCATCGACGAAGTCACGCACCAGGGCCACCTGTCCGAGTCCTTCAtcggcctcatcatcctccccgtcgtcggcaacgtcgccgagttcgtcaccgtcgtcaccgtcgcccaCAGGGACAAGATCGAccttgccgtcgccgtcgccgtcggctcgTCCGTCCAGATCGCCCTCTGCGTTGCGCCCCTGACCATCATCGCGGCGTGGATCATGAGGAGAGGACTGTCCCTCAGTTTCAGCCTGTTCGAGGCCACCGCGTTAGTTGGCGcggccgtcctcgtcatcttcttcttcctcagcGACGGAAGTAGTGTGTTGCGGATGAGTCGCTTCAAGGGGGCCCTGATGTGCGCATGCTATGTCATCGTCGGGTGa
- a CDS encoding Putative GroES-like superfamily, alcohol dehydrogenase-like, NAD(P)-binding domain superfamily, which yields MVTTQQVFRLSQRTSIRDLETRDEPIPEPSSNEVLIHIRSVALNFRDYAVATGKYPFPVKDDVVPCSDLSGDVVKVGSHVDDFAPGDRVISVFDISTLYGAMKDWNHSLGGKLDGALRQYIALPSAALVKIPAEARLSYSQLAALVCTGSTAWNSLYGNIALKPGQTVLFLGTGGVSVTGLILAKAAGATTIITSSSDSKLKHVQETYGADFAINYKTTPDWSQEVLKITKGQGADFIFENGGAGTIAQSINAVAYGGSIAVIGFLSSCSHDQMPDVAALALSKGAVVRGIMVGSKQHLEEVSRYVVARGLKVPVEKEFGPGRDEIIAAFDYLANGTHVGKVCVRMS from the exons ATGGTCACCACCCAGCAAGTTTTCAGGCTGTCACAGCGAACCTCCATTCGAGACCTTGAGACCAGGGACGAGCCGATCCCCGAGCCCTCCTCGAACGAAGTCTTGATCCACATCCGTAGCGTCGCTCTCAACTTCCGCGACTATGCCGTCGCGACCGGCAAGTACCCTTTCCCCGTCAAGGACGATGTCGTCCCGTGTTCGGACCTCTCCGGCGACGttgtcaaagtcggcagccACGTCGATGACTTCGCCCCGGGCGACAGGGTCATCTCCGTCTTCGACATCAGCACCCTCTACGGCGCCATGAAGGACTGGAACCACAGCCTTGGTGGGAAGCTCGACGGCGCTCTTCGGCAGTACATCGCGCTTCCCAGCGCCGCGCTGGTCAAGATaccggccgaggcgaggcTCAGCTACTctcagctggctgcccttGTCTGTACCGGAAGCACGGCTTGGAACTCTCTCTATGGAAATATCGCCCTGAAGCCGGGACAGACTGTGCTCTTCCTCG GGACTGGCGGTGTTTCCGTGACGGGCCTCATTCTCGCCAAGGCAGCTGGCGCAACCACCATTATCACTTCGTCATCCGACTCGAAGCTCAAGCACGTCCAAGAAACGTACGGCGCCGACTTCGCCATAAACTACAAGACCACGCCCGACTGGTCCCAAGAGGTTCTAAAGATCACAAAGGGCCAGGGAGCGGATTTCATCTtcgagaacggcggcgccgggacTATCGCCCAGAGCATCAACGCCGTGGCGTATGGCggctccatcgccgtcatcggcttTTTGTCGTCCTGCTCTCATGACCAGATGCCCGACGTCGCAGCGCTCGCTCTGTCCAAGGGGGCGGTGGTTCGGGGAATCATGGTCGGCTCGAAGCAACACCTGGAGGAAGTCTCTCGCTATGTCGTGGCTCGGGGGTTGAAGGTCCCTGTGGAGAAGGAGTTCGGTCCGGGACGAGACGAGATCATTGCTGCCTTTGATTACCTGGCCAACGGTACTCATGTCGGCAAGGTGTGCGTTCGTATGTCTTGA